A region from the Thiohalophilus sp. genome encodes:
- the msbA gene encoding lipid A export permease/ATP-binding protein MsbA translates to MRSSSDDNTDGFVIYRRLLRYAFPYWKVFLVAVLGMVIFSLTEGAFAKLIEPMVDGSFVDKDPATIKWIPILMIIVFAARTIGSFLSEYGMAWIARSVIRNLRSMVFDKLLSLPISYYDTTSSGGLLSKMVYDIEQLAEASSKVVTTLIRDTLTILVLLGLMMYLSVTLTLILLLVIPVVAVAVVAVSRRFRKLSYRIQRSMGDVSNVTEEAIEANREIKIFGGQEYESGRFEQVNAYNRRQHLKLVATNAISSPLIQQIVVTAFAGIVYIATKPGFLDEMTVGKFMSFMLAMILLLQHAKRLTSINAQLQRGIAAAYSVFSFVDTEPEPDSGTRELKQVTGKVHYDGVTFGYGGQESETVLQDINLTIEPGESVAFVGRSGAGKSTLVSLLPRFYEVTRGRVLIDDIDIREIRLPSLRSQIALVSQHVTLFNDTIAHNIAYGAQDSVDITTIREAARAAYALDFIERLPAGFDTIVGENGVLLSGGQRQRLAIARAILKNAPILILDEATSALDTESERYIQQAIEELMKDRTTLVIAHRLSTIEKVDKIVVLEAGQIVEVGRHEELVAKGGHYAGLHDLQLGANT, encoded by the coding sequence ATGCGCTCATCATCCGATGACAATACCGATGGGTTTGTCATATATCGTCGTCTTTTAAGATACGCATTTCCCTACTGGAAGGTCTTTCTGGTTGCCGTACTGGGCATGGTGATTTTTTCCCTGACCGAAGGGGCTTTCGCCAAGCTGATTGAGCCGATGGTCGACGGCAGTTTTGTCGATAAGGATCCCGCGACGATCAAGTGGATCCCGATTCTGATGATCATCGTATTTGCCGCGCGCACGATCGGCAGCTTTCTCTCCGAATACGGTATGGCCTGGATCGCCCGCAGTGTCATCCGCAACCTGCGCAGCATGGTCTTCGACAAACTGCTCTCCCTGCCCATCAGTTATTACGATACAACCTCCTCGGGCGGATTGTTATCCAAAATGGTCTACGACATCGAGCAATTGGCCGAAGCCAGTTCCAAGGTCGTAACCACGCTGATTCGCGATACGCTGACCATACTGGTCCTGCTGGGCCTGATGATGTATCTGAGCGTTACCCTGACTCTGATACTGTTACTGGTAATCCCCGTTGTCGCGGTCGCGGTGGTGGCGGTCAGCCGGCGCTTTCGCAAGCTCAGTTATCGTATCCAGCGCTCGATGGGCGATGTGTCCAATGTCACCGAAGAGGCGATTGAGGCCAATCGTGAAATCAAGATTTTCGGCGGACAGGAGTATGAATCCGGGCGATTTGAGCAGGTCAACGCGTATAACCGGCGCCAGCATCTCAAACTGGTCGCGACCAATGCGATCAGTTCACCATTAATCCAGCAGATCGTGGTTACCGCCTTCGCCGGTATCGTTTACATCGCGACCAAGCCCGGCTTTCTCGATGAAATGACTGTCGGCAAGTTTATGTCCTTTATGCTGGCGATGATTCTGTTGCTGCAACATGCCAAGCGCCTGACCAGTATCAATGCGCAGTTGCAACGGGGTATTGCCGCCGCCTACAGTGTATTTAGCTTTGTCGATACCGAGCCCGAACCCGATAGCGGGACGCGCGAGCTGAAACAGGTGACCGGCAAGGTCCACTATGATGGCGTGACCTTCGGGTATGGCGGCCAGGAAAGCGAGACGGTGCTGCAGGATATCAACCTGACCATCGAGCCGGGTGAAAGCGTGGCCTTTGTGGGGCGTTCCGGCGCGGGCAAGTCCACGCTGGTCAGCCTGTTGCCGCGTTTCTACGAGGTCACCCGGGGGCGCGTGTTGATCGACGATATCGATATCCGGGAGATCCGATTGCCGAGTCTGCGCAGTCAGATTGCCCTGGTCAGCCAGCACGTGACCCTGTTTAACGACACGATTGCCCATAATATAGCCTATGGTGCGCAGGACTCGGTCGATATAACGACGATTCGGGAGGCGGCCAGGGCGGCTTATGCACTGGATTTTATCGAACGGTTGCCGGCGGGTTTTGATACGATAGTCGGAGAAAACGGCGTGTTGTTATCCGGTGGCCAGCGTCAACGCCTGGCCATCGCACGGGCGATTCTCAAAAATGCGCCAATCCTGATCCTGGACGAGGCCACTTCTGCCCTGGATACCGAGTCGGAGCGTTACATCCAGCAGGCAATTGAAGAATTAATGAAAGATCGCACCACGCTGGTGATTGCGCATCGACTGTCAACCATCGAAAAAGTTGACAAGATTGTTGTGCTCGAGGCTGGCCAAATTGTCGAAGTCGGCCGGCACGAGGAATTAGTCGCCAAAGGCGGCCATTATGCGGGACTGCATGATCTGCAGCTTGGCGCGAATACCTGA
- a CDS encoding biopolymer transporter ExbD, producing the protein MMLRHDRNKDPELNLTPLIDVVFLLLIFFMVSTTFEKESEINIELPEAAGEKSQEERFTIEITIDGEGHYFINEKRIRDKQLATLKTALRETRADHEDPKLIISADKNTPHQAVIRAMDAARQVGMVNLTFATRQESGK; encoded by the coding sequence ATGATGTTACGTCACGATCGTAACAAGGATCCTGAACTTAATCTGACGCCACTGATCGACGTGGTGTTCCTGCTGCTGATCTTTTTCATGGTTTCCACGACGTTTGAAAAAGAATCCGAGATCAACATCGAGCTGCCCGAAGCGGCGGGTGAAAAAAGCCAGGAAGAGCGTTTTACCATTGAAATCACGATCGATGGCGAGGGCCACTATTTTATTAATGAAAAACGCATTCGTGATAAACAACTGGCGACACTGAAAACCGCCTTGCGCGAGACGCGCGCGGATCACGAGGACCCGAAGCTGATTATCAGTGCGGACAAAAACACACCTCATCAGGCCGTGATACGGGCTATGGACGCGGCGCGCCAGGTGGGTATGGTTAACCTGACTTTCGCCACGCGACAGGAATCCGGGAAGTAG
- a CDS encoding MotA/TolQ/ExbB proton channel family protein, translating into MFEMIQAGGWLMLPILLCSVIALAIIGERFWSLQQNRIAPAYLVAQIWQWYKSQSLDETHIQSLSRSSPLGRILAAGLVNRQHPRDIMKESIEETGRQVILELERYLNTLGTIASITPLLGLLGTVIGMIKVFAAITTQGVGNPSVLAGGISEALITTAAGLSVAIPSLIFYRYFRGKVDALVLKMEEEAMKIVDVMHGERETGRDNVT; encoded by the coding sequence GTGTTTGAGATGATTCAGGCGGGCGGCTGGCTGATGCTGCCGATTCTGTTGTGTTCGGTTATTGCCCTGGCCATTATTGGCGAACGGTTCTGGTCCCTGCAGCAAAACCGGATCGCCCCGGCCTATCTGGTTGCCCAGATCTGGCAGTGGTACAAAAGTCAGTCACTGGATGAAACCCATATTCAGTCACTGTCGCGTAGCTCACCACTGGGCCGGATTCTGGCTGCGGGGCTGGTCAATCGCCAGCATCCGCGTGACATTATGAAAGAAAGTATCGAGGAAACGGGACGCCAGGTTATCCTGGAACTGGAACGGTATCTCAATACACTCGGTACCATCGCCTCGATTACGCCCTTGCTCGGCTTGCTGGGCACTGTCATTGGCATGATCAAGGTATTCGCCGCGATCACGACCCAGGGTGTCGGTAATCCATCGGTTCTGGCCGGCGGGATTTCCGAGGCGTTGATTACCACCGCGGCCGGTTTGTCAGTGGCGATTCCCAGTCTGATTTTTTATCGCTATTTTCGCGGCAAGGTCGATGCGCTGGTGCTGAAGATGGAAGAAGAAGCGATGAAAATCGTGGATGTCATGCATGGCGAGCGGGAAACCGGTCGGGATAACGTTACATGA
- a CDS encoding DNA internalization-related competence protein ComEC/Rec2, whose protein sequence is MRSGTIAFLAGILCLQLFSSLPHSGWIFLLGASIPAALWLAFPWRLIGWLVSGFLWCLWSAHTILSVSLPPELEGQDLILVGHVAGLPESRDRRTRFLFDVEHYIVEGQRQPWPARVRLNWYGQQRPDLQAGEAWRLQVRLKRPWGFRNPGSFDYERWLFAQRIRATGYVRYENRPLAAPSIPWRYRLDRWRQHLSAELQQQLSGQAGGLFRALSVGDRRDVDQPTWEVLRVTGTAHLLAISGMHIGLLAALVFWIARHLWRLGGERVLLWLPAPRAAALLATLAAVVYAAMAGFAIPTQRALVMLAVVMLALWRMRPLAPGRTLAWAALLVLLLDPLAVLSAGFWLSFAAVALILYALGGTRQPSRLRQWLRIQGWISLGLAPLLIAWFQQVSLVAPLANLLAIPLVSLLIVPLALLGTLAAFTFPAAGSVLLAGLGELLEGLLAVLGNMAAWPFSHWQTGSGGLPVLLLLALGLLLLLAPRALPGRYLAPLLCLPLLFGSGGRPPPGEAWLTLLDVGQGLAAAVQTRSRLLIFDTGPRYSASFDTGAAVVVPYVRHSSYPGIDHLVISHGDNDHIGGLASVRQALPVGRLSTSVPAQIPGSGHQPCRAGQRWQWDGVNFRFLAPGAGRSGGNDASCVLRIEAAGQVALLSGDIEQAGERALLRRQRANLAADILVAPHHGSLTSSTPAFVAAVDPDYVLYPVGYRNRYRFPRPAVVARYTDSGARQYRVDEQGALRFVLGEPGGVRQQFSYRQAKRRYWHSRVVRVD, encoded by the coding sequence ATGCGATCAGGGACGATAGCATTTCTGGCAGGGATTCTCTGCCTGCAATTATTTTCCAGCTTGCCGCACAGCGGCTGGATTTTCCTGCTGGGCGCGTCGATTCCGGCCGCTCTCTGGTTAGCGTTTCCCTGGCGACTGATCGGCTGGCTGGTCAGCGGCTTTCTCTGGTGCCTGTGGAGCGCACACACCATTTTAAGCGTCAGCCTGCCGCCGGAACTTGAGGGACAGGATCTGATCCTGGTCGGGCATGTGGCCGGCCTGCCCGAATCCCGGGACCGGCGTACCCGTTTTCTGTTTGATGTCGAGCACTATATTGTCGAGGGGCAACGGCAGCCGTGGCCGGCACGGGTACGCTTGAACTGGTATGGCCAGCAACGGCCCGATCTGCAGGCGGGCGAGGCGTGGCGTTTGCAGGTGCGCCTCAAGCGGCCGTGGGGATTCCGCAATCCTGGCAGCTTTGATTACGAACGCTGGCTGTTTGCCCAGCGGATTCGCGCCACCGGCTATGTGCGTTATGAGAACCGGCCACTGGCGGCACCGTCGATCCCCTGGCGTTACCGACTGGACCGCTGGCGCCAGCATCTGAGCGCAGAATTACAGCAACAATTGTCGGGGCAGGCCGGCGGGCTGTTTCGTGCACTGAGCGTGGGGGACCGGCGTGATGTCGATCAGCCCACCTGGGAGGTATTGCGGGTGACCGGCACGGCGCATCTGCTGGCCATCTCCGGGATGCATATCGGGCTGCTGGCCGCACTGGTGTTCTGGATCGCCCGGCATCTGTGGCGGCTGGGGGGCGAACGGGTATTGCTCTGGTTGCCGGCCCCGCGGGCCGCGGCGCTGCTGGCGACCCTGGCCGCCGTGGTGTATGCCGCCATGGCCGGCTTTGCCATCCCAACCCAGCGGGCCCTGGTGATGCTGGCGGTGGTGATGCTGGCCCTGTGGCGCATGCGCCCCCTGGCGCCGGGCCGCACCCTGGCCTGGGCGGCGCTGCTGGTACTGTTGCTGGACCCGCTGGCGGTGCTGTCGGCCGGCTTCTGGTTGTCGTTTGCAGCGGTTGCGCTGATTCTCTATGCCCTGGGCGGGACGCGACAGCCTTCCCGGCTGCGCCAGTGGCTGCGGATCCAGGGCTGGATTAGCCTGGGGCTGGCACCGTTATTAATCGCCTGGTTTCAGCAAGTCTCGCTGGTGGCCCCGCTGGCCAATCTGCTGGCGATTCCCCTGGTCAGTCTGCTGATCGTGCCGCTGGCGCTACTGGGTACCCTGGCGGCGTTTACGTTTCCCGCCGCAGGTAGCGTCCTGTTGGCGGGCCTGGGGGAACTGCTTGAGGGCCTGCTCGCGGTACTGGGCAATATGGCGGCCTGGCCCTTTTCCCACTGGCAAACCGGGAGCGGTGGTCTGCCGGTCCTGCTTCTGCTGGCACTGGGGCTACTGCTGTTGCTCGCCCCGCGCGCTCTGCCGGGCCGTTATCTGGCGCCGCTACTCTGCCTGCCGTTGCTGTTTGGCAGCGGGGGGCGACCCCCGCCGGGCGAGGCCTGGCTGACCTTGCTGGATGTGGGGCAGGGGCTGGCGGCGGCCGTACAGACCCGCTCCCGTCTGCTGATATTCGATACCGGTCCCCGCTACAGCGCCAGCTTTGATACCGGCGCGGCGGTGGTGGTGCCCTATGTCCGGCACAGCAGTTACCCCGGGATCGACCATCTGGTGATCAGCCACGGCGATAACGATCATATCGGCGGGCTGGCATCGGTGCGCCAGGCCTTGCCGGTTGGCAGGCTGTCGACCAGTGTGCCGGCGCAGATCCCCGGGTCAGGGCATCAACCCTGCCGGGCCGGCCAGCGATGGCAGTGGGACGGAGTGAATTTCCGGTTTCTGGCCCCGGGAGCGGGCCGCTCGGGGGGTAATGACGCCTCCTGTGTGCTGCGGATCGAGGCCGCAGGGCAGGTGGCGCTGCTCAGTGGCGATATTGAACAGGCCGGTGAACGGGCCCTGTTACGCCGGCAACGGGCCAATCTGGCCGCCGATATCCTGGTGGCGCCCCATCATGGCAGCCTGACCTCCTCGACGCCGGCCTTTGTGGCGGCGGTCGATCCCGATTATGTGCTGTATCCGGTCGGTTATCGCAATCGCTACCGGTTTCCACGCCCGGCGGTGGTGGCCCGCTATACCGACTCGGGGGCCAGACAGTACCGGGTGGATGAACAGGGCGCTCTTCGCTTTGTACTTGGTGAACCGGGCGGGGTGCGTCAGCAGTTCAGTTACCGGCAAGCGAAACGCCGTTACTGGCACAGCCGTGTTGTGCGGGTGGATTGA